A section of the bacterium genome encodes:
- the yidD gene encoding membrane protein insertion efficiency factor YidD produces the protein MIALSICFGQDTSLVLAFFERALSTPAFDNPIEPPWETEFADSLFSMGEFDAAQQEYQIIGWLYPMTRTGDYAKYQRALALIRAGKFKAAEHVLGKLALTTTENDVAYRAKLLSALAVMMHSGVENGIYVLDELNRDFPENRFETLFWRGWFHLLAGNLKRACEDFSYVANSSVRNPFYASRAYGIKRWLDLHSKEFDARSPFLARWLSGIIPGLGQIYAGNIAGGLNSALINGVLGYLTISPLIRGYITESAFVFVMGWSRYYFGGMTNAQKDAEMFNEKSWKQAITMLMETFLANGNTVSENKGKSELTDSDIEPQWLNGASVAALGALAIYQKFITTQDAQECQFEISCSKFSTLAFKKRNPLSAFIITADRLTRCNPFAANYYVVGNNGKLVDNEWLP, from the coding sequence ATGATTGCCCTGAGCATTTGTTTTGGGCAGGATACCTCATTAGTTTTGGCTTTTTTTGAGCGAGCACTTTCCACTCCTGCATTCGATAACCCCATCGAACCACCTTGGGAAACTGAATTTGCTGATTCGCTTTTTTCCATGGGCGAATTCGATGCAGCACAGCAGGAATATCAAATTATCGGCTGGCTCTATCCGATGACGCGAACGGGCGACTACGCAAAATACCAGCGGGCATTGGCTCTTATAAGAGCTGGAAAATTCAAAGCTGCTGAGCATGTGCTTGGAAAACTTGCGCTGACAACAACGGAAAACGATGTAGCCTATCGTGCCAAGCTTCTATCGGCTCTTGCCGTTATGATGCATTCGGGTGTGGAAAACGGAATCTATGTTCTCGATGAGCTAAATCGCGACTTCCCCGAAAACAGGTTTGAGACACTTTTCTGGCGAGGCTGGTTTCACTTGCTCGCGGGCAATCTGAAAAGAGCGTGCGAGGACTTCAGCTATGTTGCGAACTCGTCGGTGAGAAACCCATTCTATGCATCGCGGGCATACGGCATTAAGCGCTGGCTCGACCTTCATTCAAAGGAATTCGACGCCCGTTCCCCATTTCTGGCGAGGTGGCTTTCAGGAATAATTCCAGGTTTGGGCCAGATTTACGCTGGAAACATCGCTGGCGGGCTAAACTCAGCCCTTATTAACGGTGTCCTTGGCTACCTGACCATATCACCACTTATTAGGGGCTACATCACTGAGTCCGCTTTCGTTTTCGTCATGGGGTGGAGCAGATATTACTTCGGCGGAATGACCAATGCTCAAAAAGATGCTGAAATGTTCAACGAGAAAAGTTGGAAACAAGCTATAACAATGCTTATGGAAACTTTTTTGGCGAATGGAAATACAGTATCGGAAAATAAAGGAAAAAGCGAGCTAACCGATTCCGACATCGAGCCGCAATGGTTAAACGGCGCGAGCGTTGCTGCCCTTGGTGCGCTTGCAATATACCAGAAATTCATAACGACGCAGGATGCCCAGGAATGTCAGTTCGAAATTAGCTGCTCAAAATTCTCAACACTTGCGTTCAAAAAACGCAATCCACTTTCGGCGTTTATTATCACCGCGGACAGGTTAACCCGATGCAATCCCTTCGCGGCAAATTATTATGTTGTGGGAAACAATGGCAAACTTGTCGATAACGAGTGGCTGCCATAA